The following are encoded in a window of Arthrobacter sp. NicSoilB4 genomic DNA:
- a CDS encoding trimeric intracellular cation channel family protein has translation MTFSFSAVLIWLDLAGVFFFAVSGSLLAARKQFDIIGSLLLASVVSLGGGVIRDIIINAGPPTAFTNPAYLAPPLLAAVLVYFLFSSVQRYTSLLVLFDAGGLALFCITGSLKALEAGMNPIAAVLLGVTTAVGGGLLRDITANEVPQLFDPKDLYALPAFAGAFLTVVLSVTGTFNAVTAGAVAAVVFAFRVTAWRRKWYVPLAVRGWHRLGLATGDGGTKD, from the coding sequence ATGACTTTTTCCTTTAGCGCTGTCCTGATCTGGCTGGACCTGGCCGGCGTCTTCTTCTTCGCGGTGTCCGGGTCCCTGCTCGCGGCCCGAAAGCAGTTCGACATCATCGGCTCCCTGCTGCTGGCCTCGGTGGTCAGCCTGGGCGGCGGCGTCATCCGCGACATCATCATCAACGCGGGCCCGCCCACGGCCTTCACCAACCCGGCCTATCTGGCTCCGCCGCTGCTCGCGGCGGTCCTGGTGTATTTCCTGTTCTCCAGCGTCCAGCGTTACACCTCCCTGCTGGTGCTGTTCGACGCCGGCGGGCTGGCCCTGTTCTGCATCACCGGTTCCCTCAAGGCACTGGAGGCCGGGATGAATCCGATTGCGGCCGTACTCCTGGGGGTCACGACGGCGGTGGGCGGCGGCCTGCTCCGGGACATCACCGCCAATGAGGTGCCGCAGCTGTTCGACCCCAAGGATCTCTACGCGCTGCCGGCGTTTGCGGGGGCATTCCTGACCGTGGTGCTGTCCGTCACCGGCACCTTCAATGCCGTCACCGCGGGCGCCGTGGCCGCCGTCGTTTTCGCCTTCCGGGTCACAGCCTGGCGGCGCAAGTGGTACGTTCCGCTGGCGGTCCGCGGCTGGCACCGGCTGGGCCTGGCCACTGGGGATGGCGGCACCAAGGATTAG
- a CDS encoding polyprenyl synthetase family protein, which yields MTNSADQSWTHAGHGLPSSEPDLNTTAIATGLQLPAGFAAIAGDPELGPAITTNLARVEKKLREAIANSDPLADATSRHLVEAGGKRIRPLLTLLCAHLGDASLPAVVQAAVVVELTHLATLYHDDVMDSAPFRRGAPTAHEVWGNSVAVLTGDLIFARASILVSELGSRALGIQARTFERLCLGQLHETVGPRPDEDPVEHYLSVIADKTGSLVAASGQLGAIFSGADEAYEPMLVEYGEKVGVAFQLADDVIDVTGVKVKSGKSPGTDLREGVPTLPVLLLRKRAEAGDQSAVELLKLIDGDLSSDEALSAAVAGLREHPVTAESWVVARAWADEAIAALAPLPEGVVKDSLTNFALAVVDRAS from the coding sequence GTGACCAACTCTGCAGACCAAAGCTGGACGCACGCCGGACACGGCCTGCCGAGCTCCGAGCCCGACCTCAACACCACCGCCATCGCCACCGGATTGCAACTGCCTGCCGGCTTTGCCGCAATCGCGGGGGACCCCGAGCTGGGGCCTGCCATCACCACGAACCTGGCCCGTGTGGAGAAAAAGCTCCGCGAAGCCATTGCCAACTCGGATCCGCTGGCTGACGCGACGTCGCGCCACCTCGTGGAGGCCGGCGGCAAGCGCATCCGTCCTCTCCTGACCCTGCTCTGCGCCCACCTGGGCGACGCCTCGCTGCCCGCCGTGGTGCAGGCCGCCGTCGTCGTCGAACTGACGCACCTGGCGACGCTGTATCACGACGACGTGATGGACTCCGCGCCGTTCCGCCGCGGCGCGCCCACGGCGCATGAGGTGTGGGGGAACTCCGTCGCGGTCCTGACCGGCGACCTGATTTTTGCCCGGGCTTCCATCCTGGTTTCCGAGCTCGGCTCCCGTGCCCTCGGCATCCAGGCACGCACCTTCGAGCGGCTGTGCCTGGGCCAGCTGCACGAAACCGTGGGTCCGCGCCCGGACGAGGATCCGGTGGAGCACTACCTGTCCGTCATCGCCGACAAGACCGGCTCGCTGGTGGCGGCCTCCGGGCAGCTCGGCGCGATCTTCTCCGGCGCCGATGAAGCCTACGAGCCGATGCTGGTGGAGTACGGGGAAAAGGTGGGTGTCGCCTTCCAGCTCGCCGACGACGTCATCGACGTCACCGGTGTCAAGGTCAAGTCCGGCAAGTCCCCGGGCACCGACCTGCGTGAAGGCGTGCCGACGCTGCCCGTGCTGCTGCTACGCAAGAGGGCCGAGGCCGGTGACCAGTCCGCCGTCGAACTCCTGAAGCTTATTGACGGTGACCTCAGCTCCGATGAGGCACTCTCGGCTGCCGTCGCCGGCCTGCGGGAGCACCCCGTCACGGCGGAATCCTGGGTGGTGGCCCGTGCCTGGGCCGATGAGGCGATTGCCGCCCTCGCGCCGCTGCCCGAGGGAGTGGTGAAGGACTCACTGACCAACTTCGCGCTGGCCGTGGTGGACCGCGCCAGCTGA
- a CDS encoding DUF559 domain-containing protein, with amino-acid sequence MPAPVGCRGDGGKRPAAGPTTLDYLGQRLPGNRNGAARAVLELVDGSADSAIEVVARLLFRDQGIYTQTQVELPGIGRVDFLLEGFLIVEIDGSTHLEPAQVKKDRRRNNASTLTGYVVLRYGYQDVVHNPQKVIDEVWQVLRGRVIR; translated from the coding sequence GTGCCTGCCCCCGTTGGATGCCGCGGTGATGGTGGAAAGCGCCCTGCTGCAGGGCCTACGACGCTGGACTACCTGGGCCAGCGGCTGCCGGGAAACCGGAACGGTGCCGCCCGCGCGGTTCTTGAGCTGGTCGATGGCTCGGCGGACTCGGCCATTGAAGTCGTTGCCAGGCTGTTGTTCAGGGACCAGGGCATCTACACGCAGACGCAAGTGGAGCTGCCGGGGATTGGCCGTGTGGACTTCCTGCTTGAGGGGTTCCTGATCGTGGAGATCGACGGAAGCACACATCTGGAACCCGCGCAGGTGAAGAAGGACCGGCGGCGGAACAACGCCAGCACCCTTACGGGCTATGTAGTACTCCGGTACGGGTACCAGGACGTGGTCCACAACCCGCAGAAAGTCATCGATGAGGTGTGGCAGGTACTGCGCGGCCGAGTCATCCGCTAA